The DNA region GATGAATCGATAGATGATAATAGACTGACGATTTGTATAGTTGATAGCGACAGAAGGCATCCTAATGGGCCATTGGGAAGTACAGCGCAACTATTTAGTAACGTTTTTGATAGAGAACAAGACTTTTGGTATCTCGAGATTCTTCCTCATCACGAAGCCGAGAACATTATTCCGATTAGTGTATATAAAAAGGGATATCTCTTGTTGAAAGAGAGAAAGCGAGCACAGCTTCTTGAGTCAATTAAGAGCGTGTTATATGGCAGCACCGGCTCTGTCCGTTATTTTGATTTTAAGAAAGGTTTGACTGCATACCAATACGGGTTCTTGGAAAGTACCTATGGAGCCTACTGGGAACATGTTATAAATGGTTTAGATATCAACGAGTCATGTTTGGGGTGTATAAGAAATGTTTCATCTTTTACTAGGATAAAAAAAGGCTGCTACCATTGTCCGAATAATACTAATTGCGTATTTATCCAAAGTATTTGCTGCGATGCAGCAACCACCCTTCAGGTAATCAAAAAAAAGCAGGTTGATTTGAATCGATTATTTAATAGCGCTATGAGTGAAGCCCCCGCTCAGGTTGATGAGATTCTTAGAATTGGAAAGGTTCTATTTTCGTGGGGCTATGCGTCAAACTTTCAGTCTGCTTCCTAAAATCGATAACTTTGCAATCGTATGGTTATCATTCGCTATTAGCTACATCTGCGATTAATTCGCTCCTTACTATAACAACCTGATTATCCGCCTCAAATCTCAATTTCACTTGTTTTCCTTCAATCTTAACGACGCAAATTCTAATTTTATTATCGATCACAATCTCTTCACCGATCTTTCTCGTTAATGTCAACATGTCCTTGATTCTCCGTTAAAATAAATATTGTAAAGGAAAGTCTAGGGCATATCGTAAAATTAAGACATCACTACGGAAGTTGTTGGTTATTGTCGTACATTGTAGTCAACTATTAAAGCGGCGCATGCCAAGTATCACATGCCTGCAAGGTGTTCTGCATCAGCGTTGCTACGGTCATCGGGCCGACGCCGCCTGGCACTGGGGTAATGTATGAGGCGCGCTGCTCAGCAGTTTCAAACTCAATATCACCAACGAGTTTTCCAGAAGGCAAACGGTTAATACCCACATCAATCACTACGGCGCCCGGTTTGACCCATTCGCCAGGAATGAAGTTTGGCTTGCCAACAGCAACGACAAGAACATCAGCACGTTGCACGTGCTCTTTTAAATCATTAGTAAAGCGGTGACAAACGGTTGTGGTGGCACCAGCCAGCAACAACTCTAGGCTCATTGGGCGGCCAACAATGTTGGAAGCGCCAACCACCACGGCGTTTTTGCCATGCAAGTCTAAGCCAATGGAATCGAGTAGAGTGATCACGCCGCGCGGGGTGCATGGGCGTAATGCCGGGTTACGTTGGGCTAAACGGCCCATGTTAAACGGGTGAAAGCCGTCAACGTCTTTGAATGGATTAATGCGCTCGAGAATGGCTTGTGCATCTAAGCCCTGCGGCAATGGCAGTTGCACCAAGATACCATCAATTTCAGCATCGTTATTGAGTTGGTCGATTAAGGCTTCGAGTTCTGCTTGTGTGGTTGTGGCTGGCAAGTCGAATGCTTTAGACACAATGCCTACTTCTTTGCAGGCGTTGCGCTTACTGCCAACGTAAACTGCAGAGGCTGGGTCTTCACCCACCATGACGACGGCAAGGCCGGGGGCGCGAGCACCGGCAGCAAGGCGTTTGGCAACCCCTTGTTTTACTTCATCACGAACTTGTTGAGCTACTTGTTTACCATCAATACGTTGCGCAGTCATTGCTGTGAACACCTTATTCGGTTAAATGCTGATGTGTCGAGTTCATGGGCTGCTATTTTCGCATGTTTTTTGCTAAGGTTGTAGCGTCGATTAAACGGGTACTGAAATACGGAATGAATAAATTTCAGTCAGCCTGTTGGTATTTTCAGCAGTCGGACATTTTGGGCAAAAAAATGTTTGACGCGTTACGGCCCAACAGGTAATATTCGCCCCCGTTGTCAGGCCGCGTCCTGCACGGGATTTTAAAGACTTATAAGAAGTATGTCGGCGAGTAGCGCAGCTTGGTAGCGCACTTGTTTTGGGTACAAGGGGTCGCTGGTTCGAATCCAGTCTCGCCGACCATTTCTTAAAGTGCGAAATGCGCCCGTAGCTCAGCTGGATAGAGCAACGGCCTTCTAAGCCGTCGGTCGCAGGTTCGAATCCTGCCGGGTGCGCCATTAAAGCCCTGGCACAACATATGAAGTGGTGGCTGTAGCTCAGTTGGTAGAGCCCCGGATTGTGATTCCGGTTGTCGTGGGTTCAAGTCCCATCAGCCACCCCATTTCTCTGCTTTTCAGCATTATCTCAAAAATTTGAAGTCGGCGAGTAGCGCAGCTTGGTAGCGCACTTGTTTTGGGTACAAGGGGTCGCTGGTTCGAATCCAGTCTCGCCGACCATTCTCATGATTCATTCCAACATTGATTCCCTCTTAGCATAGATTTTTCTCGAAAGTTGCGTATAATTTCGGCATCTGTTTAAAATTTGCTACAAGCTATAACAACTATAAGAGCTTATTTCATGCTAGAGAACATGCCAAAACAGCATGCTAACCATGCATCTTCAACAGAGGAAGGCTTTGGCTTGATGATTTCGGTCATCAGCATGCAACTCATCAATTCTACGCCTGATCAAAGCCAAACCCACATTGAGCATGCTCTCGCGTTATTGGGGCGCGGAGGCAGCAAAGATCGCTGCTATGTGTTTGAATTTTCAAAAAATCACTCAAAAATGTCGAATACCTACGAGTGGACAAACGACGGTATACAAGCGCATAAACCCGATTTGCAAGATATTCCCGCTGAAATGATGCCGTACTTCTTTGAGCGTATGCTCGAAGACGGACAGATTTTGGTTGATGATGCAAAAATGTTACCAGAGAGTGCGGGTGGCTTCCGTGACGAGTTATTGCGCGAAAATATTCGCTCGATGATGGCCGTTGGCATGTACATGGAAGGCAAGCTGGTTGGTTTTGTCGGGTGTGATTTGGTGAATCGCCAGACCCAATGGGTAGAACGCGATATTCGGCAGATGCGTCTCGTCGCCGACATGATCGCCAATACTATTGCTCGTCACAAAACCGAAGAACAGTTACGTGCGACAGAAGCACAGCTTTTAGAAGCCAACGCGAAGCTTGCGCAATTGGCGCGCCAAGATAGCTTGACTGGGTTGGTGAATCGTCGCGGTTTAGATGAATGCCTTGAACATGAATTACGCCGGGCTATTCGAGCGCAGCACCCGTTAACGTTGCTCATGGTTGATGTCGATTTCTTTAAGCGTCTTAACGATGAGCACGGTCACCTGCATGGCGACGAGGTATTAAAGGCTGTGGCGGATATCTTACAAAGTCATTTCAAACGCACCGGTGAATATGTCGCCCGCTTTGGTGGTGACGAATTTATGGTGGTTTGTCCTCAGTCAGAAGTTGACGAGTTAACCGTACAAGCGAAAAAAGTTCTCGCTCGGGTTAGGTTGTTAGAGAAACGGTTAGGGAGTCCTGTCACCGTGAGTATTGGAGTTCATTCTGATATTCCATCGGCAACGACAACCACCGATGATTTAATGCGAGAGGTTGATGTTGCGGTATATTTCGCTAAGCAATGTGGCCGTAATCGTATTGAAGTAAATCCAAAGGCACAGAGTAAGTTAGCAACAAGCTAATACTGCGCCATCACCGCGCTACGCGCACAATCACAGCGCAATCGCCGCAAAAATGTCCGTTCCTACTCGACGTAGGCCCATGGCTTCGCTATAATGCGGCGTCATTTTGAAGGGCCCCGCTGGTAGTGGGCTCAGGCCAATAGTGAAGCCGAGGTAACAAAGCAATGCAGGTTTCTGTAGAGACAACCCAAGGATTAGAGCGTCGCGCCACGATCACCGTGCCAGCTGACGTTATCGAAAACGAAGTCAAGCGTCTGTTAAAAGACGAGTACC from Pseudidiomarina andamanensis includes:
- a CDS encoding carbon storage regulator → MLTLTRKIGEEIVIDNKIRICVVKIEGKQVKLRFEADNQVVIVRSELIADVANSE
- the folD gene encoding bifunctional methylenetetrahydrofolate dehydrogenase/methenyltetrahydrofolate cyclohydrolase FolD, whose protein sequence is MTAQRIDGKQVAQQVRDEVKQGVAKRLAAGARAPGLAVVMVGEDPASAVYVGSKRNACKEVGIVSKAFDLPATTTQAELEALIDQLNNDAEIDGILVQLPLPQGLDAQAILERINPFKDVDGFHPFNMGRLAQRNPALRPCTPRGVITLLDSIGLDLHGKNAVVVGASNIVGRPMSLELLLAGATTTVCHRFTNDLKEHVQRADVLVVAVGKPNFIPGEWVKPGAVVIDVGINRLPSGKLVGDIEFETAEQRASYITPVPGGVGPMTVATLMQNTLQACDTWHAPL
- a CDS encoding GGDEF domain-containing protein, with the protein product MLENMPKQHANHASSTEEGFGLMISVISMQLINSTPDQSQTHIEHALALLGRGGSKDRCYVFEFSKNHSKMSNTYEWTNDGIQAHKPDLQDIPAEMMPYFFERMLEDGQILVDDAKMLPESAGGFRDELLRENIRSMMAVGMYMEGKLVGFVGCDLVNRQTQWVERDIRQMRLVADMIANTIARHKTEEQLRATEAQLLEANAKLAQLARQDSLTGLVNRRGLDECLEHELRRAIRAQHPLTLLMVDVDFFKRLNDEHGHLHGDEVLKAVADILQSHFKRTGEYVARFGGDEFMVVCPQSEVDELTVQAKKVLARVRLLEKRLGSPVTVSIGVHSDIPSATTTTDDLMREVDVAVYFAKQCGRNRIEVNPKAQSKLATS